The following proteins are encoded in a genomic region of Salminus brasiliensis chromosome 17, fSalBra1.hap2, whole genome shotgun sequence:
- the LOC140538238 gene encoding forkhead box protein B1-like — protein MPRPGRNTYSEQKPPYSYISLTAMAIQSCPEKMLPLSDIYKFIMDRFPYYRENTQRWQNSLRHNLSFNDCFIKIPRRPDQPGKGSFWALHPSCGDMFENGSFLRRRKRFKVAAYADPLARSKAAEAAHYLQQQAKLRLSALAATAAAAAAAHLPPIGGYHFTTSSPPPPPPPATFKHPFAIENIIAREYKAPGPGGLPFSHAQHVSPAYPLHAWPHVYGSSGDGGMEPVAAVECSTYGGVPIRAVPAVPVPIKPAHLPAFLSASGGALSSAGLQGAEDTSGASQQNAAALRSVAVH, from the coding sequence ATGCCTCGACCGGGCAGGAACACATACAGCGAACAGAAACCACCCTATTCGTACATCTCCCTGACGGCAATGGCCATTCAGAGTTGCCCGGAGAAGATGCTGCCGCTCAGCGATATCTACAAGTTTATCATGGACCGCTTCCCGTACTACCGGGAGAACACGCAGCGCTGGCAGAACTCGCTCCGCCACAACCTCTCCTTTAACGACTGCTTCATCAAGATCCCGCGGAGGCCTGACCAGCCGGGTAAAGGTAGCTTCTGGGCGCTGCACCCGAGCTGCGGCGACATGTTCGAGAACGGCAGCTTCCTGCGGCGCCGCAAGCGCTTCAAGGTGGCAGCCTACGCGGACCCGCTGGCGCGCAGCAAGGCGGCTGAGGCGGCTCATTACCTGCAACAGCAGGCCAAGCTGAGACTAAGCGCACTAGCTGCCACCGCCGCAGCCGCCGCCGCCGCGCACCTGCCGCCTATCGGCGGATACCACTTCACCAcgtcctctcctcctcctccgcctccGCCGGCTACGTTCAAGCACCCGTTCGCCATTGAGAACATAATCGCCAGGGAGTACAAAGCGCCCGGCCCCGGTGGGTTGCCCTTTTCACACGCACAGCATGTCTCCCCGGCCTATCCGTTACACGCGTGGCCGCACGTGTACGGCAGCAGTGGCGACGGCGGCATGGAGCCAGTTGCCGCTGTTGAATGCTCGACTTACGGCGGAGTTCCGATTAGAGCCGTGCCCGCTGTGCCCGTGCCCATTAAACCTGCACATCTTCCGGCGTTCCTGTCGGCCTCGGGTGGCGCGCTGAGCTCCGCGGGGctgcagggggccgaagacacAAGCGGAGCTTCCCAGCAGAACGCAGCAGCCCTGCGCTCGGTCGCCGTCCACTGA